In the Chromobacterium sp. ATCC 53434 genome, AATTCTCCGGTTTGCCCACGCATTCACTCAAAATGCCCGTCCGGTGTCAGACCTTCCTCCCTGCGCCGCCACCAGAAACCGCCGCGCCAGCACCGCGTAATCGTGATTGGCCAGCACATAGGCCTTGCCGGCCGCGCCCATCGCCTCGCGCTCGGCCAGCGGCAGCACCGCCATCCGCTTCACGGCGTCGGCGATGACGGCCGGATCTTCGACGCCGACGCTGATGCCGGCGCCGGCGTCGCGCACCATGTCGTTGCCGGCCTCCACCGAGTGGATCACCGGCTTGCCGGCCATCATGTAGTCGAACAATTTGTTCGGATTGATGCCGAAGCGGTAGATCGGCAGCTTGCGCCAGCCGATGTACAGCGCGTCGCACTCGGCCAGAAAGGCCGGCACGCTGCGCTTGGCGATGGACGGCAGGAACATCGCGTTGTCCAGCTTCAATTCGGCGGCGCGCGCCACCAGCGCCGCCTTGTCCGGGCCGTCGCCGACCAAGACGAAAGTCACCGGCGCGTCGCGCATCAAGGCTGCCGCCTCCAGCAGGAAGTCCAGCGCGTTGGCCAGGCCGTGGCCGCCGGCGTAGCCGACGACGAAGCGCCCGCGGGCCTTCAGCTCGGCCAGCCGCATCCGGTGCTCGGCCGCCAGCGGCTGCGCCTCGTCCCGCCACTCGGCGACGTCGACGCCATTCGGGATCACTGCGTATTTTTCCGGCGCCATGCCGTGCGCCATCATGTAGTCCCTGGCGCAGGGCAGCATCGACACCACGGTGTCGGCGCGCTTGTAGCCGAAGTCCTCGGCCCACTGCAGCAGGCGGATGAACGGGTGTTTCGGCGACATGCCGCCCACTTCCACCGGCGTCAGCGGCCACAGGTCGTGCACCTCGTAGACCAGCCGGGCGCCGGTCTTGCCGGCTATCCACGCCGCCGGCACGGTGTCCAGCGGATAGGTGGACGAGGCGATGACCACGTCCGGCTTCCACTCTTTCAAATAGCGCCGCGACAGGCCCATGACCCGGGCGAGGAAGCTGAAGATGTTCAGCACCCGGCCGACGCCGTTGCCGCTGTACGGCCGCGTCTTGCACCAGGTGTAGCGGATGCCGTCTATGTCCTCGTCGCGATACTTGCCATCCACTTGCGGATGGGTCTGCCTGAGATGGGACACGTCGGCCGCCAGCATATCGACTTCGTGGCCGGCCTGCACCCATTCGCGCGCCAGGTAGTAGGGGCGGAATTCCATGCCATGGCGCGGGCTGCCAGCGTAATGATTGATGTAGAGAATCTTCATGATTTACAGCGTCGCATACAGCTTGACCAGCTTGTCGGCCTCGGCCGCCCAGCTGTATTTATTGAGAACCGCCCGCTTGCCGGATTCGCCGAGCTCGCGCATCCGCGCCTCGTCGCCCAGCAGTTCGTTGATCGCGGAGGCGATGGCGGCGGCGTCCTGCGGGTCGACCAGCACGCCGCAGCCGGCGTCGTCGACGATCTCGCGCCAGACCGGGAAATCGCTGGCGATCACCGGCATGCCGGCGGCCATGTATTCAAACAGCTTGATCGGCAGCGCGTCGACGTAGTTCGGCGTCGGGAACAAGGTCACCAGGCCGATCTTGCTGCGGGCCAGCACCTCGGCCACGCCCTTGCGGTCCAGCATGCCCAGGTCGTTGACGCGGGCCCAGCCTGGTTCGGCCCCCACCTTGGCCCTGAGGTCGCTTTCGCTCCACGGGCCGGCCAGGTTCAACCGGGTCGCGGTGTCCGGCAGCGCGGCGACGATGGGCTCGATGCCGCGTATCCGGCTGATGCCGCCGATGTAGCAGACCTCGTTGCGGCGGCTCTCCCACGGCGTGTCGCGCACCAGCTCTTCCAGGATCGGGAAGTTGCAGACGTCCAGCGCCTTCGCGCCGAGCTTCTCGAAGCGCTTGCGGATGTGCGGGGTCGAGGTCACGACGGCGTCGAAGCGGCGCGCCGCCCAGTCTTCCAGCGTCTCGAAACCGCCGGACACCAGCGGGCGCACCGCGCCCGGTATCCAGTGCTTGGCCAGAATCTGGCGCGGCACGTCCTCGTGCACGTCGTACACCACCTTGATGCCGGCCTGCTTCAAGCGCACGCCGGCCGGAATCAGTTCCGGATCGTGGAAATGGACCACGTCCGGCCTCAGCTTCAGCGCCGCCTGGTACACGCGCTTGACGGTGCCGGTCATCCGCGACAGCCGGCCGCCGGTCTTCGGACCGACGTCGTGGATGCGCACGCCGCCCCGGATTTCCTCGCCCTGGCCGTCGGCGACGATCAGCGTCACCTCATGGCCGGCCGCCGCCAGCGAGCAGCACTCCTTGACGAAGATGCGGATGTCGTGGCGCGGGTGGGCGGAGGTCAGGTGGGCTATCTTCATTTGTTCAAACCTTTTGCGCGGCCAGCTCGCCGATCAGATCGGCGAAACCGGCCATATTGGCCCGGTGCAGCGCCTTGGCCTCCACCAGGCCGCGGTTCATCTCGGCGATGCGCCCCAAGGCCTCGTCGTCTTCGGCCAAGGCCATCGCGCGGCACAGCTCGGGACCCAGCCGGCCGACGTCCTCGGCGATCACGCCGTTCAGGCCGTCTATCGCCCATTCGCCGTTGGCCGGCAGATTGGACAACAGCGGCAGGCAGCCGTGCCCCATCGCCTCCAGCAGACTGATGCTGGTGGCGTCCGAGCGCGGCACGCTGACGAAGACGCGCGACTCCTCGTATAGCCGTCCCAGCGTCGCGCTGTCGACGAAGCCGGCGAATTCGACGCGTTTCAGGCCCAGCGAGGCGGCCTGTCGTTTCAGATTCTCAGTCTCGCCGCCGCTGGCGGCGACGACCAGATTCCAGTCGGCGAAACGGCCGCCATCCTCGACTTCGGCCCAGCCGTTCAGAATGGCGTCGATTCGATACAGCGGTTTATGCAGCCTGCAGGACAGCAGCTGTTTCTTCTTCGCGCCGACCACCGGCGCCGGCGGCAGCGCGTCTATGCCGTAATTCAGCAGCGCGATCCGGCAGTCGCCGGCCAGCTCGCGGATTTTCGCCGCCATATACAGCGAGTCCGAGGTGATCGCGGCGGCGGCCTTCAGATTGCCGCGCACCATCGCCCGCATCAGCGGATTCTGGTCCGGCAGCAGCAGCACGTCCGAGCCCCAGGCGGTCAACAACATCGGTATCGACGAACCGGCCAGCGCGCGCCGGGCGTGCCAGGCCACGCTGTTCGCCTGGTGGACATGGACGACGTCGGGCTTCACTTCGGCGATCCAGCTCTTGAGCCGGCCGGCGGTGGACAGCGCCTTCAAGCTGAAATCCACCGGCAGCTCGCCTTTCAGATTGGCCGGCCGTTTGTCGGCGGGAACCTCGCCGTTGCAGGCCAGGTACAGCTCGTCGACAAAGGGCGCGATGCCGGAGAGGAAGCGCCAGGTGTGGATGGAGGCCGAACCCGCCACCAGCAGGCGGGCGATCTTCTCAGTCATTCGCCCAGGCCTCGTACAGCGGATGCAGGTCCGGGTGCTGCGCCAGCCATTCGGCGTCGCCGTCGCGGGTATCGCCGACCACCCGCGCCGGATTGCCGGCCAGGATGGCGAAATCCGGATAGTCGCCGGCCGGCACGAAGCTGTAGGCCGACACCACGCTGCCCTTGCCCAACGTCACGCCCGGCATCAGCACCGAGTGCGGGCCGACGAAGCTGTAGCAGCCGAGCCGGGTCGGTTTTTTCAGATAGCCGGCGTGGTTGTCCCGCGTCAGGTATTCGCGGCCGTACAGGCGGATCGCCACGTGGCTGGAGTGCGTCAGCAGCGACACGTAGTTGGTGATCTGGCAGCCCTCGCCTATGCACAGCCCGCCGGAGGCGTCGATCAGGTTGAAGTGGCCGATGTAGACATTGTCGTCGACCATCAGCTTGTCTATGTGTTCGATGCGCGTCATGTTGGAGACGCGGGTGCGCTTCA is a window encoding:
- a CDS encoding glycosyltransferase family 4 protein; the encoded protein is MKILYINHYAGSPRHGMEFRPYYLAREWVQAGHEVDMLAADVSHLRQTHPQVDGKYRDEDIDGIRYTWCKTRPYSGNGVGRVLNIFSFLARVMGLSRRYLKEWKPDVVIASSTYPLDTVPAAWIAGKTGARLVYEVHDLWPLTPVEVGGMSPKHPFIRLLQWAEDFGYKRADTVVSMLPCARDYMMAHGMAPEKYAVIPNGVDVAEWRDEAQPLAAEHRMRLAELKARGRFVVGYAGGHGLANALDFLLEAAALMRDAPVTFVLVGDGPDKAALVARAAELKLDNAMFLPSIAKRSVPAFLAECDALYIGWRKLPIYRFGINPNKLFDYMMAGKPVIHSVEAGNDMVRDAGAGISVGVEDPAVIADAVKRMAVLPLAEREAMGAAGKAYVLANHDYAVLARRFLVAAQGGRSDTGRAF
- a CDS encoding glycosyltransferase family 4 protein; its protein translation is MKIAHLTSAHPRHDIRIFVKECCSLAAAGHEVTLIVADGQGEEIRGGVRIHDVGPKTGGRLSRMTGTVKRVYQAALKLRPDVVHFHDPELIPAGVRLKQAGIKVVYDVHEDVPRQILAKHWIPGAVRPLVSGGFETLEDWAARRFDAVVTSTPHIRKRFEKLGAKALDVCNFPILEELVRDTPWESRRNEVCYIGGISRIRGIEPIVAALPDTATRLNLAGPWSESDLRAKVGAEPGWARVNDLGMLDRKGVAEVLARSKIGLVTLFPTPNYVDALPIKLFEYMAAGMPVIASDFPVWREIVDDAGCGVLVDPQDAAAIASAINELLGDEARMRELGESGKRAVLNKYSWAAEADKLVKLYATL
- a CDS encoding glycosyltransferase, yielding MTEKIARLLVAGSASIHTWRFLSGIAPFVDELYLACNGEVPADKRPANLKGELPVDFSLKALSTAGRLKSWIAEVKPDVVHVHQANSVAWHARRALAGSSIPMLLTAWGSDVLLLPDQNPLMRAMVRGNLKAAAAITSDSLYMAAKIRELAGDCRIALLNYGIDALPPAPVVGAKKKQLLSCRLHKPLYRIDAILNGWAEVEDGGRFADWNLVVAASGGETENLKRQAASLGLKRVEFAGFVDSATLGRLYEESRVFVSVPRSDATSISLLEAMGHGCLPLLSNLPANGEWAIDGLNGVIAEDVGRLGPELCRAMALAEDDEALGRIAEMNRGLVEAKALHRANMAGFADLIGELAAQKV
- a CDS encoding acyltransferase; the protein is MNWNGLLSRIRFRLSAWVRPRMVYGFHRGDGVFLKRTRVSNMTRIEHIDKLMVDDNVYIGHFNLIDASGGLCIGEGCQITNYVSLLTHSSHVAIRLYGREYLTRDNHAGYLKKPTRLGCYSFVGPHSVLMPGVTLGKGSVVSAYSFVPAGDYPDFAILAGNPARVVGDTRDGDAEWLAQHPDLHPLYEAWAND